One region of Gossypium raimondii isolate GPD5lz chromosome 6, ASM2569854v1, whole genome shotgun sequence genomic DNA includes:
- the LOC105774114 gene encoding auxin response factor 3 isoform X1, translating to MGGLIDLNSTEDDETPLSGSLSPSSSSASVLSAPGSGSSVCLELWHACAGPLISLPKRGNVVVYFPQGHLEQVSDFSGVAAAYDLPSHVFCRVVDVKLHAEGATDEVYAQVSLVPETEQSEQKLEGGKTEADGEEEDAETNIKSTTPHMFCKTLTASDTSTHGGFSVPRRAAEDCFPPLDYNQQRPSQELVAKDLHGSEWRFRHIYRGQPRRHLLTSGWSAFVNKKKLVSGDAVLFLRGEDGELRLGVRRAAQIKDGSSFPSSCSQQLNCSNFADVVHAVSMKSVFSIYYNPRASSSDFVIPVHKFWKCLDPSFSIGMRFKMQFEAEDAAERRHSGVITGISDINPVRWPGSKWRCLMVRWNDIDANRHGRVSPWEIEPSGSVSGSNSLISPGSKRNRVGFPSGNSEFMVPDGIRASDFGEFLWSQVLQVQENLGFNTLYDGSDSLNMHWSEIRRCIPGSIGSDFSAIGNIGRGSLVSPDISRKSVGFGESFRFRKVLQGQEIFVSPPYRNGSTADENEENDAFGLPDVGQLSGTRSGWSSLMQRYNTHSRTRPFAPSTQTSSPSSVLTFLQVSNPILNFSPIYNSNNQKRKQGVNKQSSFHAPEMYEGKLFPSSASEHDSRARDLGSSDLFGHSIGSVQLGDASPLAAQPVFRTSQELDSSCKSSCRLFGFSLTEGRHDASKEEDVVQATSSLAAGAFLPCVREEFHPKPSSVTDTVGSNYTEASNLYSVRDMVLDIAL from the exons CAAGTTTCCGATTTTTCCGGTGTAGCTGCAGCTTATGATCTCCCTTCCCACGTGTTTTGTCGGGTTGTTGATGTCAAGCTCCAT GCTGAGGGTGCCACAGATGAGGTTTACGCCCAAGTTTCATTGGTTCCTGAAACTGAG CAATCTGAGCAAAAGTTGGAGGGAGGGAAGACTGAGGCAGATGGGGAAGAGGAGGATGCTGAAACCAATATCAAGTCAACCACGCCCCATATGTTCTGCAAGACACTAACCGCTTCCGATACCAGCACGCATGGTGGCTTCTCTGTTCCTCGTCGAGCTGCCGAGGACTGCTTTCCTCCCTTG GACTATAATCAGCAAAGGCCCTCACAAGAGCTTGTTGCAAAAGACCTGCATGGTTCTGAATGGAGATTTCGACACATCTATAGGG GTCAACCACGGAGACATTTGCTGACTTCCGGATGGAGTGCTTTTGTAAATAAGAAGAAGCTTGTCTCTGGAGATGCGGTGCTTTTTCTGAG GGGTGAAGATGGAGAACTGAGGCTTGGAGTCCGAAGAGCTGCTCAAATTAAAGATGGCTCTTCTTTTCCATCTTCTTGCAGCCAGCAGTTGAATTGCAGCAATTTTGCAGATGTGGTTCATGCTGTTTCTATGAAAAGTGTATTCAGCATTTACTACAATCCAAG GGCCAGTTCATCGGACTTCGTAATACCCGTGCATAAATTCTGGAAGTGTCTTGATCCCTCATTTTCTATTGGAATGAGgttcaaaatgcaatttgaagCTGAAGATGCAGCAGAAAGAAG ACACTCAGGAGTAATAACTGGAATTAGTGATATAAATCCTGTTCGATGGCCTGGTTCAAAATGGAGATGTTTGATG GTAAGGTGGAATGATATTGATGCCAACAGGCATGGTAGGGTTTCTCCCTGGGAAATTGAGCCATCTGGTTCAGTTTCCGGTTCTAACAGCTTGATCTCTCCTGGTTCAAAAAGGAACCGAGTTGGATTTCCTTCAGGAAATTCTGAATTTATGGTTCCTG ATGGAATTAGAGCATCAGACTTCGGGGAGTTTTTGTGGTCCCAGGTATTGCAAGTTCAAGAAAATCTGGGTTTTAACACTCTTTATGATGGTTCTGATAGTCTGAATATGCATTGGTCTGAAATAAGGCGTTGCATTCCTGGTTCTATTGGTTCTGATTTTTCTGCAATAGGAAATATTGGTAGAGGCTCACTGGTGAGTCCTGATATTTCCCGTAAAAGTGTAGGCTTTGGGGAATCTTTCCGATTCCGTAAGGTCTTGCAAGGTCAAGAAATTTTTGTGTCCCCTCCATATAGAAACGGTTCAACTGcagatgaaaatgaagaaaatgacgCTTTTGGTCTCCCTGATGTTGGTCAGTTGTCGGGAACTAGAAGTGGATGGTCTTCCTTGATGCAGAGGTATAATACTCATAGTCGTACACGACCATTTGCACCATCTACACAAACGTCCTCACCATCTTCAGTGTTAACGTTCCTACAAGTGAGCAATCCAATTCTGAATTTCAGTCCTATCTATAATTCTAACAACCAAAAAAGGAAACAGGGAGTTAACAAACAGAGTTCTTTTCATGCACCTGAAATGTATGAGGGAAAGCTATTTCCATCTTCAGCCAGTGAACATGATTCCCGTGCGAGGGATCTTGGAAGCTCAGATTTATTCGGTCATTCTATTGGTTCTGTTCAACTTGGTGATGCTTCACCTCTAGCAGCTCAACCAGTATTCAGGACTAGTCAAGAATTAGATTCCTCCTGTAAAAGTAGCTGCAGACTTTTCGGTTTCTCCTTGACTGAGGGAAGACATGATGCTAGCAAGGAAGAAGACGTGGTACAAGCAACCTCATCATTGGCCGCTGGAGCGTTTTTACCTTGTGTTAGGGAAGAGTTTCACCCCAAGCCTTCGTCGGTGACGGACACAGTTGGAAGCAATTATACTGAAGCAAGCAATCTCTATTCTGTCAGAGATATGGTTTTAGATATTGCATTGTAG
- the LOC105774114 gene encoding auxin response factor 3 isoform X2 — translation MGGLIDLNSTEDDETPLSGSLSPSSSSASVLSAPGSGSSVCLELWHACAGPLISLPKRGNVVVYFPQGHLEQVSDFSGVAAAYDLPSHVFCRVVDVKLHAEGATDEVYAQVSLVPETEQSEQKLEGGKTEADGEEEDAETNIKSTTPHMFCKTLTASDTSTHGGFSVPRRAAEDCFPPLDYNQQRPSQELVAKDLHGSEWRFRHIYRGQPRRHLLTSGWSAFVNKKKLVSGDAVLFLRGEDGELRLGVRRAAQIKDGSSFPSSCSQQLNCSNFADVVHAVSMKSVFSIYYNPSSSDFVIPVHKFWKCLDPSFSIGMRFKMQFEAEDAAERRHSGVITGISDINPVRWPGSKWRCLMVRWNDIDANRHGRVSPWEIEPSGSVSGSNSLISPGSKRNRVGFPSGNSEFMVPDGIRASDFGEFLWSQVLQVQENLGFNTLYDGSDSLNMHWSEIRRCIPGSIGSDFSAIGNIGRGSLVSPDISRKSVGFGESFRFRKVLQGQEIFVSPPYRNGSTADENEENDAFGLPDVGQLSGTRSGWSSLMQRYNTHSRTRPFAPSTQTSSPSSVLTFLQVSNPILNFSPIYNSNNQKRKQGVNKQSSFHAPEMYEGKLFPSSASEHDSRARDLGSSDLFGHSIGSVQLGDASPLAAQPVFRTSQELDSSCKSSCRLFGFSLTEGRHDASKEEDVVQATSSLAAGAFLPCVREEFHPKPSSVTDTVGSNYTEASNLYSVRDMVLDIAL, via the exons CAAGTTTCCGATTTTTCCGGTGTAGCTGCAGCTTATGATCTCCCTTCCCACGTGTTTTGTCGGGTTGTTGATGTCAAGCTCCAT GCTGAGGGTGCCACAGATGAGGTTTACGCCCAAGTTTCATTGGTTCCTGAAACTGAG CAATCTGAGCAAAAGTTGGAGGGAGGGAAGACTGAGGCAGATGGGGAAGAGGAGGATGCTGAAACCAATATCAAGTCAACCACGCCCCATATGTTCTGCAAGACACTAACCGCTTCCGATACCAGCACGCATGGTGGCTTCTCTGTTCCTCGTCGAGCTGCCGAGGACTGCTTTCCTCCCTTG GACTATAATCAGCAAAGGCCCTCACAAGAGCTTGTTGCAAAAGACCTGCATGGTTCTGAATGGAGATTTCGACACATCTATAGGG GTCAACCACGGAGACATTTGCTGACTTCCGGATGGAGTGCTTTTGTAAATAAGAAGAAGCTTGTCTCTGGAGATGCGGTGCTTTTTCTGAG GGGTGAAGATGGAGAACTGAGGCTTGGAGTCCGAAGAGCTGCTCAAATTAAAGATGGCTCTTCTTTTCCATCTTCTTGCAGCCAGCAGTTGAATTGCAGCAATTTTGCAGATGTGGTTCATGCTGTTTCTATGAAAAGTGTATTCAGCATTTACTACAATCCAAG TTCATCGGACTTCGTAATACCCGTGCATAAATTCTGGAAGTGTCTTGATCCCTCATTTTCTATTGGAATGAGgttcaaaatgcaatttgaagCTGAAGATGCAGCAGAAAGAAG ACACTCAGGAGTAATAACTGGAATTAGTGATATAAATCCTGTTCGATGGCCTGGTTCAAAATGGAGATGTTTGATG GTAAGGTGGAATGATATTGATGCCAACAGGCATGGTAGGGTTTCTCCCTGGGAAATTGAGCCATCTGGTTCAGTTTCCGGTTCTAACAGCTTGATCTCTCCTGGTTCAAAAAGGAACCGAGTTGGATTTCCTTCAGGAAATTCTGAATTTATGGTTCCTG ATGGAATTAGAGCATCAGACTTCGGGGAGTTTTTGTGGTCCCAGGTATTGCAAGTTCAAGAAAATCTGGGTTTTAACACTCTTTATGATGGTTCTGATAGTCTGAATATGCATTGGTCTGAAATAAGGCGTTGCATTCCTGGTTCTATTGGTTCTGATTTTTCTGCAATAGGAAATATTGGTAGAGGCTCACTGGTGAGTCCTGATATTTCCCGTAAAAGTGTAGGCTTTGGGGAATCTTTCCGATTCCGTAAGGTCTTGCAAGGTCAAGAAATTTTTGTGTCCCCTCCATATAGAAACGGTTCAACTGcagatgaaaatgaagaaaatgacgCTTTTGGTCTCCCTGATGTTGGTCAGTTGTCGGGAACTAGAAGTGGATGGTCTTCCTTGATGCAGAGGTATAATACTCATAGTCGTACACGACCATTTGCACCATCTACACAAACGTCCTCACCATCTTCAGTGTTAACGTTCCTACAAGTGAGCAATCCAATTCTGAATTTCAGTCCTATCTATAATTCTAACAACCAAAAAAGGAAACAGGGAGTTAACAAACAGAGTTCTTTTCATGCACCTGAAATGTATGAGGGAAAGCTATTTCCATCTTCAGCCAGTGAACATGATTCCCGTGCGAGGGATCTTGGAAGCTCAGATTTATTCGGTCATTCTATTGGTTCTGTTCAACTTGGTGATGCTTCACCTCTAGCAGCTCAACCAGTATTCAGGACTAGTCAAGAATTAGATTCCTCCTGTAAAAGTAGCTGCAGACTTTTCGGTTTCTCCTTGACTGAGGGAAGACATGATGCTAGCAAGGAAGAAGACGTGGTACAAGCAACCTCATCATTGGCCGCTGGAGCGTTTTTACCTTGTGTTAGGGAAGAGTTTCACCCCAAGCCTTCGTCGGTGACGGACACAGTTGGAAGCAATTATACTGAAGCAAGCAATCTCTATTCTGTCAGAGATATGGTTTTAGATATTGCATTGTAG